In one Leptospira fletcheri genomic region, the following are encoded:
- a CDS encoding transglycosylase domain-containing protein encodes MNKARIFEILSSLLGYLKKNWKFLLKYCSVAGLIVSAFLVGGSYVVWLTKQDEVIRNLETFQKEISNSYDPDRSKPIRILDKNGKLIGEFSRRKFRPIRTDNLINHGNIIWALLSSEDQDFYRHGGVNYASLARAVIVNLTTFRKQGGSTITQQLAKLTLDLGARNIFNKLTEFYCTFYLENRFDKNTILAMYLNRIFLGEGNTGVEEASRYYFNKPAFELTPAEAALLVGTIPAPSNYNAVRNPKVALKRQRMVLFLMAENKQLHPRSNSVEKEFERKIDSNIRKFRTFYKVEETKDEENKISVTSEIGKYGFDKDFNVNLAPDFNFQIRQFVIENFSEIDLETRGMNVYTTLDFDKQDSAERALREGIEGVRKKLSEEKAAYLKSGKNEEAAIQKKIIENMNGSLISIHPSNGHVEALVGSYKISNIFRFNRAVSAVRQPGSVIKALVYLLAFEKRIITPISIVTDEEIKIRGYSPKNWYKGYRGDMQARIAFAQSVNTVAVKLLNEVGVGNFLDALGKILDLDRAQLNERFQPNLSLALGSGELSPKELATIYATIANLGKKVKPIEILRIADFEGSELFSLPPTQPGDVEQILDPVACAMVLNLLEAVVSEEGTMKVGLKGEDRFPMGGKTGTVQSPKEARKRWGNRKGVRDAWFAGVNPNLVTAVWIGNDAGAPFPGSGSGISGSVWFKYVSYVARTIGFGDSLIPPFNGDYVKVDLCGETGGLLSGESGCQHPLYGQYFHIGDQPASSVAAPLKEGAKSESTGEALSEEDSVELELPKISEKE; translated from the coding sequence ATGAATAAAGCCCGCATTTTCGAGATCCTATCTTCCCTACTCGGATACCTAAAGAAAAATTGGAAGTTCCTCCTAAAATATTGTTCCGTAGCAGGATTGATCGTATCCGCATTTTTGGTCGGCGGTTCTTATGTGGTCTGGCTGACCAAACAGGACGAAGTAATACGCAACCTAGAAACGTTTCAAAAGGAAATTTCGAACTCCTATGATCCTGACAGAAGCAAACCGATCCGGATTCTTGACAAGAACGGAAAACTGATCGGAGAGTTTTCACGTAGAAAATTCCGACCGATCCGAACGGACAATCTAATAAATCATGGAAACATAATATGGGCTTTATTGAGTTCCGAAGATCAGGACTTTTACAGACACGGAGGAGTCAATTACGCTTCCTTGGCCCGGGCTGTGATCGTAAATTTGACCACGTTTCGGAAACAGGGAGGCTCGACGATCACCCAACAATTGGCCAAACTCACGTTGGATCTAGGCGCGAGAAATATTTTCAACAAACTGACCGAATTCTATTGCACTTTTTATTTAGAGAATCGCTTCGATAAGAACACCATATTGGCGATGTACCTGAATCGGATTTTCTTAGGGGAAGGAAACACGGGAGTCGAAGAAGCTTCCAGATATTATTTCAACAAACCCGCCTTCGAGTTAACGCCGGCGGAGGCAGCTCTCCTTGTCGGAACCATCCCGGCCCCTTCCAATTACAATGCGGTGAGAAATCCGAAAGTCGCTTTAAAGCGGCAGAGAATGGTCCTCTTCCTAATGGCGGAAAACAAACAACTCCATCCTAGGTCCAATTCCGTCGAAAAAGAATTCGAACGGAAGATAGACTCCAATATCCGTAAGTTCAGAACCTTTTATAAGGTGGAGGAAACTAAGGACGAGGAAAACAAAATATCCGTTACCTCCGAAATCGGCAAGTACGGCTTCGACAAGGACTTTAACGTCAATTTGGCTCCCGACTTCAATTTTCAGATCCGTCAATTCGTAATAGAAAATTTCTCCGAAATCGATTTGGAAACCCGGGGAATGAACGTTTATACCACTTTGGACTTCGACAAACAAGATTCCGCGGAAAGGGCTCTAAGAGAAGGAATCGAGGGGGTTCGAAAAAAACTTTCGGAAGAGAAAGCGGCGTATTTAAAATCGGGAAAAAACGAAGAGGCTGCAATTCAGAAAAAAATCATCGAAAACATGAATGGAAGTTTAATTTCCATTCATCCTTCCAACGGTCATGTGGAAGCGCTGGTCGGAAGTTATAAAATCTCCAATATATTCAGATTCAACCGTGCGGTTTCCGCGGTTCGACAACCAGGGTCCGTCATTAAAGCCTTGGTATATCTTCTAGCGTTCGAAAAGAGAATCATCACTCCGATCTCGATCGTCACCGACGAAGAAATCAAAATCAGAGGTTATTCGCCCAAGAATTGGTACAAAGGATATCGCGGAGACATGCAGGCCAGGATCGCGTTTGCCCAATCCGTAAACACGGTCGCGGTCAAACTGTTAAACGAAGTCGGAGTCGGAAACTTCCTAGACGCATTGGGAAAAATTCTGGATTTGGATCGGGCGCAGCTGAACGAAAGGTTCCAACCGAATCTTTCTCTTGCGTTAGGCTCCGGAGAACTTTCGCCGAAAGAGCTCGCAACGATTTATGCGACCATAGCCAATCTAGGTAAGAAAGTAAAACCGATCGAAATTCTTAGGATCGCCGATTTTGAAGGATCCGAACTTTTCTCCCTGCCGCCGACTCAGCCGGGAGACGTTGAACAGATTTTGGATCCGGTCGCTTGCGCGATGGTATTGAATCTCTTGGAAGCGGTAGTCTCCGAGGAAGGCACGATGAAAGTGGGTCTAAAAGGAGAGGACCGATTTCCGATGGGAGGAAAGACCGGGACAGTCCAATCGCCCAAAGAAGCCAGAAAAAGATGGGGAAACCGGAAAGGTGTGAGGGACGCTTGGTTCGCGGGAGTGAATCCGAATCTAGTCACTGCAGTTTGGATCGGCAACGACGCCGGCGCTCCTTTTCCCGGATCCGGTTCGGGGATCAGTGGTTCGGTTTGGTTCAAGTATGTTTCCTACGTCGCAAGAACGATCGGATTCGGAGACAGTTTGATCCCTCCGTTTAACGGTGATTATGTGAAGGTGGATCTTTGCGGCGAAACGGGCGGTTTACTTTCCGGGGAATCCGGATGCCAACATCCTCTGTACGGCCAATATTTTCACATAGGGGACCAACCGGCATCGTCGGTCGCGGCTCCGTTAAAAGAGGGAGCCAAATCCGAGTCTACCGGCGAAGCATTATCCGAGGAGGATTCCGTGGAATTGGAACTTCCTAAAATCAGTGAGAAAGAATAG
- a CDS encoding class I SAM-dependent methyltransferase, which yields MDPFSWSKRKEAPDTLAHLYLNLGSASSWANFGYWKNTKDYPTAAGNLARLLGNAAALSANDRVLDLGCGCGDQLEVWNQIFGVPSNRIVAINSSREQVSYAEKKWRNRLPFLDLRFADAASLSRFPSDSYDKILCLDSAYFFRDRKKFIQETFRILKPGGKFCSAELVFSTAKLSWKERLERNILSFLAGIPASNRFSYEELAELHAAQGLKQTSFEILDETVFGGFAEFLQKVLPRMEGIPSKLAARYIRFGEFLASEKRRKFFHYVLYTLEK from the coding sequence ATGGATCCTTTCAGTTGGAGTAAGAGAAAAGAAGCACCCGACACTCTCGCTCATCTCTATCTGAATCTAGGAAGCGCATCCTCTTGGGCGAATTTCGGATACTGGAAGAATACGAAAGATTATCCGACTGCCGCCGGAAACTTGGCTCGGTTATTGGGAAATGCCGCGGCTCTCTCGGCTAACGATCGTGTTTTGGATTTAGGATGCGGATGCGGTGACCAACTCGAGGTTTGGAACCAAATCTTCGGAGTTCCTTCGAATCGGATCGTCGCGATCAACTCTTCCCGGGAGCAGGTATCCTATGCGGAAAAGAAATGGAGAAATCGGCTTCCGTTTCTCGACCTCAGATTCGCGGACGCGGCTAGTCTTTCGAGATTTCCGAGCGATTCTTACGACAAAATCCTCTGCTTGGACAGCGCGTATTTTTTTCGGGACCGAAAAAAGTTCATTCAAGAAACGTTTCGGATCCTGAAACCGGGGGGGAAGTTTTGCTCCGCGGAATTGGTATTTTCTACCGCGAAGTTGTCTTGGAAAGAAAGACTCGAGCGGAACATCCTTTCGTTCCTTGCAGGAATTCCCGCATCTAATCGGTTTTCCTATGAAGAACTCGCCGAGCTTCACGCAGCGCAAGGATTGAAACAAACATCCTTCGAAATCTTGGACGAAACCGTTTTTGGCGGATTCGCGGAATTCCTACAAAAAGTTCTGCCGAGAATGGAAGGAATTCCTTCTAAATTAGCTGCTAGATATATTCGATTCGGAGAATTTTTAGCCAGCGAAAAAAGAAGAAAATTCTTTCATTACGTACTTTACACTCTTGAAAAGTAG
- a CDS encoding FAD-dependent oxidoreductase, translated as MKIAVIGSGIAGLSACWYLGKEHEVTLIERHPLVGMDAHGTDLDWNGRSLRVDVPFRAFKKNYYPCLLELFEEAKIEVRPVDYSFSLNYKDGTTYFGFSTMALGGNFFPIPYFACFSNSISRKILSDAMRFYEESESQLDRLSGEQLTISSFLRRFGYSVEFEDRYLIPMFSTINTCTSESAKNYPAEAVIRYHSKGLKFLRFLTAKKGTRDITERLASRAARVLLNAEPTKIALNKNKVYVKFRDGEESYDRVIVAAPADRAAPMLPEEYSEERKLLSSFRYETSEVVVHSDPRFMPKQKKHWAPMCFALSEDGKSATATILLNKVLPNMGEKPVFQTWNPLTEPDPKSVLSRSKFERPVIDLSSKEIIRRLKELQQGPDRKVWVCGSYARYGIPLLEAGVATALDVKNWVAASGGK; from the coding sequence ATGAAAATAGCAGTGATCGGAAGCGGAATCGCCGGTTTAAGCGCCTGTTGGTATTTAGGAAAAGAGCACGAAGTTACGCTGATAGAAAGACATCCTCTGGTAGGAATGGACGCTCATGGAACGGACTTGGATTGGAACGGGAGATCTCTCCGAGTCGACGTACCTTTTCGAGCATTCAAAAAGAATTATTATCCTTGTCTATTGGAACTGTTCGAAGAGGCGAAAATCGAAGTTAGACCCGTGGATTATTCCTTTTCCCTAAACTACAAGGACGGAACCACCTATTTCGGTTTTTCCACCATGGCTCTGGGAGGAAATTTCTTTCCAATCCCGTATTTTGCCTGTTTTTCGAATTCCATCTCACGAAAAATCTTATCCGACGCGATGCGATTTTACGAGGAATCCGAATCCCAGCTGGATCGATTGTCCGGAGAACAATTGACGATTTCCTCTTTTTTGCGCCGGTTCGGATACTCCGTGGAATTCGAAGATAGATATCTGATTCCTATGTTCTCCACGATCAACACGTGTACTTCGGAAAGCGCAAAAAATTATCCGGCGGAGGCGGTGATCCGCTACCATTCCAAGGGACTCAAATTCCTAAGATTTCTGACCGCGAAAAAAGGCACAAGAGATATCACGGAACGACTGGCTTCCCGGGCTGCAAGAGTACTGCTCAATGCCGAACCGACGAAAATCGCTTTAAATAAAAATAAAGTGTATGTCAAATTCCGGGATGGTGAGGAAAGTTACGATCGTGTAATCGTAGCCGCTCCTGCGGACCGGGCGGCTCCCATGCTTCCGGAAGAATATTCCGAAGAGCGCAAGCTGCTTTCCTCCTTCCGTTACGAAACGTCCGAAGTGGTGGTCCATTCCGATCCGCGATTCATGCCGAAGCAAAAAAAACATTGGGCGCCCATGTGTTTCGCATTGTCCGAAGACGGAAAGAGCGCGACGGCAACCATTTTATTGAACAAGGTTCTTCCCAATATGGGTGAGAAACCGGTATTCCAGACCTGGAATCCGCTCACGGAACCGGATCCGAAATCCGTACTTAGCCGCTCCAAATTCGAAAGACCGGTGATCGACCTTTCTTCCAAAGAAATCATTCGACGATTAAAGGAACTACAGCAAGGACCGGACAGAAAGGTATGGGTCTGCGGTTCTTATGCAAGATACGGAATTCCCTTGTTGGAAGCGGGGGTTGCTACCGCCTTAGACGTAAAGAATTGGGTGGCTGCGTCCGGGGGGAAATAA
- a CDS encoding ATP-binding cassette domain-containing protein, with the protein MISVSGLSLNFGKKILFENVTLKFKEGCRYGLIGANGSGKSTFMKILAGMEQPAAGSVAIDAGIKVGYLKQDHYEYENEKVLDTVMMGNKELWEIAKERDAIYSKPEMSDEDGIRVSELEETFGEMGGYEAESIAGELLEGLGIPTNIHSQTLSFLTGGFKLRVLLAQVLFQKPDVLLLDEPTNHLDIKTIHWLESFLLNYKGVVVVISHDRHFINSIATHIADLDYQAMTVYPGNYDEYMEAAQASRERSVADNKRAKEKIAELQEFVSRFSANAAKSKQATSRQKMIEKIKDNMIEIRPSSRQFPYIVFKMKRPLGKDVIIAESISKAYEDRSIFKDFTINITKGEKIAIIGTNGVGKTTLLKILMKQLEADLGSVLFGESVEASVFPQDHREGIEKDADTIVEWLYRYAPPGTEMEEIRAILGRMLFSGEMAKKPTQVLSGGEKSRIILGRMILAQDNLLALDEPTNHLDLESIESLNYALTKFEGTVLFVSHDREFVSSIATRILEVTTEGIRDFKGTYEEFLEREGAEFYKRLAGGPVLAEAK; encoded by the coding sequence ATGATCAGCGTCTCAGGTCTTTCCCTTAATTTCGGCAAAAAGATCCTATTTGAAAACGTAACCTTGAAGTTTAAGGAAGGCTGCCGTTACGGTTTGATCGGAGCAAACGGCTCCGGAAAATCCACGTTCATGAAAATATTGGCGGGTATGGAACAGCCTGCCGCAGGGTCGGTCGCGATCGATGCAGGTATCAAGGTCGGTTATCTGAAGCAGGACCATTACGAGTACGAAAACGAAAAGGTGCTCGATACGGTAATGATGGGGAACAAGGAATTGTGGGAGATCGCCAAAGAAAGGGACGCGATCTACTCTAAACCGGAAATGTCCGACGAGGACGGCATCCGCGTTTCCGAATTGGAAGAGACGTTCGGAGAAATGGGCGGATACGAGGCGGAAAGTATCGCCGGGGAACTTTTGGAAGGTCTCGGAATTCCGACAAACATACATTCTCAAACTCTTTCCTTTCTTACGGGCGGATTCAAACTAAGGGTTCTCCTCGCGCAGGTGCTATTCCAAAAACCGGACGTCCTTTTGCTGGACGAACCTACCAACCACTTGGATATCAAAACGATCCATTGGTTGGAATCGTTTCTATTGAATTACAAAGGCGTCGTCGTAGTGATTTCCCACGACCGTCACTTTATCAACTCCATTGCTACCCATATCGCCGACTTGGATTATCAAGCGATGACCGTATATCCCGGAAACTACGACGAGTACATGGAAGCCGCTCAAGCGTCTCGAGAACGAAGTGTGGCGGACAATAAACGCGCTAAAGAAAAGATCGCCGAGCTTCAGGAATTCGTAAGCCGTTTCAGTGCGAACGCCGCAAAGTCCAAGCAAGCGACTTCCCGTCAGAAGATGATCGAAAAGATCAAAGACAATATGATCGAGATCCGTCCGTCTTCCCGACAATTTCCGTACATCGTATTTAAAATGAAAAGGCCCTTAGGAAAGGATGTCATCATTGCCGAATCGATTTCGAAAGCCTATGAGGACAGAAGTATCTTTAAGGATTTTACCATCAATATCACGAAGGGTGAAAAGATCGCGATTATCGGCACGAACGGAGTGGGTAAGACTACTCTTCTCAAAATTTTGATGAAACAGCTGGAAGCCGATCTCGGATCCGTGTTGTTCGGAGAATCGGTCGAGGCATCGGTCTTTCCTCAGGACCACAGGGAAGGGATCGAAAAGGATGCGGATACGATCGTGGAATGGTTGTACCGTTATGCGCCACCAGGAACCGAGATGGAGGAGATCCGCGCGATTTTAGGAAGGATGCTCTTTAGCGGAGAGATGGCTAAGAAGCCCACCCAAGTTCTCTCCGGAGGGGAAAAATCTAGAATCATTTTAGGCAGGATGATTTTAGCCCAAGACAATCTTCTCGCTTTGGACGAACCTACGAATCACTTGGATTTGGAATCCATCGAATCCTTGAACTACGCTTTGACGAAATTCGAAGGAACGGTCTTGTTCGTATCCCACGACCGGGAATTCGTTTCTTCGATAGCGACCCGCATTTTGGAAGTCACGACCGAAGGGATTCGGGATTTCAAAGGGACTTACGAAGAATTTTTGGAAAGAGAAGGAGCCGAATTTTACAAACGGCTCGCAGGCGGTCCTGTACTCGCGGAAGCGAAGTAG
- the rdgB gene encoding RdgB/HAM1 family non-canonical purine NTP pyrophosphatase codes for MKSLALASNNPHKVREIRAILNSLGIELKTPKELGLESNPEETGDTFEENALIKARELFALCKIPSLADDSGISVEALDGAPGIHSARFGDPSLDDEGRTRLLLEKMKGKENRNAKYVCVIALVDGKSEFTFRGECHGWISEDYDTTGKGFGYDPIFYFPEFGARFSQVDEEKKNSVSHRKEALDLLAAHLRRENR; via the coding sequence TTGAAATCCCTAGCCTTAGCTTCCAATAATCCGCATAAAGTCCGCGAAATAAGAGCCATCCTGAATTCCTTGGGGATCGAATTGAAGACCCCCAAAGAGCTGGGATTGGAATCGAACCCCGAAGAGACCGGCGATACTTTCGAAGAAAACGCTTTGATCAAAGCCAGAGAGTTATTCGCTCTCTGCAAAATACCATCCTTAGCGGACGATTCGGGAATTTCCGTGGAAGCTCTGGACGGAGCTCCTGGAATCCATTCCGCCAGATTCGGAGATCCTAGTTTAGACGACGAAGGAAGGACCAGACTTCTTCTGGAAAAAATGAAGGGGAAGGAAAACCGAAACGCAAAGTATGTCTGCGTAATCGCACTCGTGGACGGAAAATCCGAATTCACTTTTCGAGGGGAATGCCACGGCTGGATCTCGGAGGATTACGATACGACAGGCAAAGGATTCGGGTACGATCCGATCTTTTATTTTCCTGAATTCGGAGCCCGCTTTTCACAAGTGGACGAGGAAAAAAAGAACTCCGTCTCCCACAGAAAAGAGGCTCTGGATCTTTTGGCTGCCCATCTCCGACGAGAAAACAGGTAG
- a CDS encoding STAS domain-containing protein produces MEITVQDDIHIIKISGSILQSDSEELDRNLSDHNFDPSPKVIIDLTEVSHICSTALGILVSYKKKFNSAEGDIIIVVNDEDLLQLFEITMLDKVFKVVPTIDDAFDEFKLGN; encoded by the coding sequence ATGGAAATTACGGTTCAAGACGACATTCATATCATCAAGATCTCCGGATCCATCCTCCAATCGGACAGCGAGGAACTGGACCGTAACCTCAGCGATCATAATTTCGACCCTTCCCCGAAAGTCATTATCGACCTTACGGAAGTGAGTCACATCTGTTCCACAGCATTAGGAATCCTAGTTTCCTATAAGAAAAAATTCAATTCCGCGGAAGGTGACATCATCATCGTAGTAAACGACGAGGATCTTCTGCAATTGTTCGAGATCACCATGTTGGACAAAGTCTTCAAAGTCGTTCCCACCATCGACGATGCTTTTGATGAATTCAAACTGGGAAATTGA
- a CDS encoding DUF1574 domain-containing protein has translation MRSKLSGLLIAVFFFALLEAVVRFLPSYFMEEPETFFVNYKRETIESGKGKADIVILGDSRSMALAGTKGTYEVYNHSLPAMGPRYYKFLLEKYLKFGNKKPKLLLFAASSVLYSQGYGPPLYDPSGLRTMKNEGLGEYSERRWKEGWKNTFFKQQTESNLDPLDPRREDSFLWDFFGQRYLHQFSFSELAGQFEGVERIFILSKAAPLLYSTYKYRRSVENSLSLSNWETEKENSDWIRNCSTCQAVEAGLCLPPGSQLQDNILIKEWLDLNRGKYNISNRMNPLQTYQSREYVKQILEKSIESQNRVLSQDFSSLVDLIDFCEKEGILFGFLYMPGIMELENTANSIAVRSAVKKLVESRKNAAFFSFPDFRYPKEMFVDQIHFDCRGEARLNAEFQEFVLPMVFRFLDSKRKNPFLE, from the coding sequence TTGCGTTCTAAACTTTCCGGACTTCTGATCGCGGTCTTTTTTTTCGCACTTTTAGAAGCGGTCGTACGTTTCCTTCCCAGTTATTTTATGGAGGAGCCGGAAACCTTTTTCGTGAACTACAAACGGGAAACGATCGAATCAGGAAAAGGAAAGGCCGATATCGTCATCCTCGGGGATTCCCGAAGCATGGCTCTTGCCGGAACAAAAGGGACATACGAAGTTTATAACCATAGCCTTCCCGCAATGGGACCGAGATATTATAAATTCCTGTTAGAGAAATACTTAAAATTCGGAAACAAGAAACCGAAACTATTACTTTTCGCCGCCAGCAGCGTATTGTATTCCCAGGGATACGGTCCTCCTTTGTACGATCCTTCCGGCCTAAGGACCATGAAAAACGAGGGTTTGGGGGAATATTCCGAACGGCGCTGGAAGGAAGGCTGGAAAAACACTTTTTTCAAGCAACAGACCGAATCGAATTTGGATCCGCTGGATCCTCGGCGGGAAGATTCCTTTCTCTGGGATTTTTTCGGACAAAGGTATCTCCACCAATTCTCCTTTTCGGAACTAGCAGGTCAATTCGAAGGAGTGGAACGGATCTTTATCCTATCCAAAGCCGCTCCTTTATTATATTCCACTTATAAATACAGAAGGTCCGTCGAGAATTCTCTTAGCCTTTCCAACTGGGAAACCGAAAAGGAAAACTCGGATTGGATTCGAAATTGTTCCACCTGCCAAGCAGTCGAGGCAGGCCTCTGCTTGCCTCCCGGATCTCAGCTACAGGACAATATTCTAATCAAAGAATGGTTGGATTTAAACCGGGGAAAATACAATATCTCGAATCGAATGAATCCTCTCCAGACGTACCAATCCCGCGAATACGTGAAGCAAATATTAGAAAAATCAATAGAATCCCAGAATCGGGTTCTTTCGCAGGATTTTTCCTCTTTGGTTGATTTGATCGATTTCTGCGAAAAGGAAGGAATCCTTTTCGGATTTTTGTACATGCCGGGAATCATGGAATTGGAAAATACCGCGAACTCCATAGCCGTGCGTTCCGCAGTAAAAAAGCTGGTCGAGAGCAGGAAGAACGCGGCCTTCTTTTCTTTTCCCGATTTTCGTTATCCGAAAGAGATGTTTGTAGACCAAATCCATTTCGATTGCCGCGGTGAAGCTAGACTAAACGCGGAATTTCAGGAATTCGTTTTACCGATGGTATTCCGTTTTCTGGATTCGAAACGGAAGAATCCGTTTCTTGAATGA
- a CDS encoding MBOAT family O-acyltransferase codes for MLFNTFVFLLFFILVYTVFLGLGLWAKRHSWAARGQNLWLLAASYFFYGWWDWIFLILIVLSTLVDYVAALGIEGNTDRKRKRIFLFFSILSNLGILFTMKYFNFFADSMVHQWNSLAGFLGWETIGGNGSFLLKSVILPVGISFYTFQTMSYTIDVYKGQIRAEKDFFDFALFVTYFPQLVAGPIERAGDLLPQLKKPKFPDTGILLEGIWDVLLGYFLKVYVADNLGPLVDQIYFPNKEAYLAHPDHALGMGGGQVLVATLGFLIQIYCDFAGYSFIALGVSRFLGVQLTVNFETPEYSATPIELWTRWHVTLNRWFREYVYFPLGGNRTSRAKQIRNILIVFGLSGLWHGANWTFVTWGLLNGIFTVVYMIILWNFPPSNSSVPSPAWIRIPAAVGSRLLTFLLFALSAVAFRAYDTHHMLLLYSQIFSPWNLTEQVNGVLSVSHYLGEMLRIALPLLIVDYFVYTRKDRYFLLKKGAWLQAAVFILLFGTVVLKGIFGKEVIYFAF; via the coding sequence ATGCTTTTCAACACGTTCGTATTTCTCCTATTTTTTATCCTAGTTTATACGGTTTTTTTGGGTTTAGGCCTCTGGGCTAAGCGGCATTCGTGGGCAGCCAGAGGACAGAATCTTTGGCTTTTGGCCGCCTCTTATTTCTTTTACGGATGGTGGGACTGGATCTTTCTCATCCTAATCGTTTTAAGCACGCTCGTAGATTACGTTGCTGCCCTTGGAATAGAGGGAAATACGGACAGGAAAAGAAAAAGGATCTTCCTCTTTTTTTCGATCCTTTCCAATTTAGGCATCCTGTTTACGATGAAATATTTCAATTTCTTCGCGGACAGCATGGTCCATCAGTGGAACTCTTTAGCAGGTTTTCTAGGCTGGGAAACGATCGGCGGAAACGGTTCCTTTCTTTTAAAATCCGTAATCCTCCCCGTTGGAATCAGCTTCTACACGTTCCAGACTATGTCCTATACAATAGACGTGTACAAAGGGCAAATCCGGGCGGAAAAAGATTTCTTCGATTTTGCACTTTTTGTGACTTATTTTCCCCAATTGGTGGCCGGTCCGATAGAAAGAGCCGGCGATTTACTGCCTCAATTAAAAAAACCTAAATTTCCTGACACGGGAATCCTTTTGGAAGGGATTTGGGACGTACTCCTAGGATATTTTCTAAAGGTATATGTAGCGGATAATCTAGGTCCTTTAGTGGATCAGATCTATTTTCCGAATAAGGAAGCCTATCTTGCCCACCCCGACCATGCTTTAGGAATGGGAGGGGGGCAAGTTTTAGTCGCCACTCTCGGCTTTTTGATCCAGATTTATTGCGATTTTGCGGGTTATTCCTTTATCGCGCTCGGAGTCTCCCGATTTTTGGGAGTCCAATTGACCGTAAATTTCGAAACCCCGGAATATTCCGCTACGCCCATAGAGCTTTGGACGAGATGGCATGTCACTTTGAATCGGTGGTTCCGGGAATACGTATATTTCCCATTAGGTGGAAATAGGACAAGCAGAGCAAAACAAATTCGTAATATACTAATCGTATTCGGACTTTCCGGCCTATGGCACGGCGCGAATTGGACCTTCGTCACCTGGGGATTATTGAACGGAATTTTTACGGTAGTTTATATGATTATTCTCTGGAATTTCCCGCCGTCGAATTCTTCGGTCCCGTCGCCGGCGTGGATCCGAATTCCCGCCGCCGTAGGAAGCAGGCTCCTTACGTTCCTGCTCTTCGCACTCAGCGCGGTGGCATTTAGAGCGTACGATACGCACCACATGTTATTATTGTATTCCCAGATTTTTTCCCCTTGGAACCTGACGGAACAAGTCAACGGCGTCCTTTCCGTCAGCCATTATCTAGGTGAAATGCTTCGGATCGCGCTCCCGTTGCTGATTGTCGATTATTTCGTTTATACGAGAAAAGACAGATATTTTCTCCTGAAGAAAGGAGCTTGGCTCCAAGCCGCGGTATTTATTCTTTTGTTCGGAACCGTCGTACTGAAGGGAATCTTCGGTAAGGAGGTCATTTATTTTGCGTTCTAA